The genomic window TCCAGCGTCTGTTGCAGGATCGCCTGCTCGGCATCGGCCGGCGATCGCGACGTGCACAGCATGAACCCGTACTCGATCCGCTGCTGCGGTGTCGCACCGCCTTCCTCGATCATCCGCGCGGCCAGGTGCCGAGCGGCTTCGACAAACTGCGGATCATGCAACATGACAAACGCTTGCAGCGGCGTATTGGTACGTGAGCGACGGACCACGCAATACTCGCGATCCGGTGCATCGAAGGTGGCCATCGACGGCGGCGCCACGGTACGTTTCCAAAACGTATACATACTGCGACGATGATGCTGAACGGGCTCGCTTTGATGTGGGTAGGCTCGCGAGTAGCCGGGGCGATTGTTGATCTCCAACCACAACCCGTCGGGATGGTAAGGATACACGCTGGGCCCACCCAGCGTGGTGTCCAATAACCCGCTGACGGCCAGCGCGCTGTCGCGAATCATTTCACCCTCCAGTCGCACCCGGGGGCCGCGAGCCAGCAACCGGTTCTGGGGATCGTCGCTCAACGCTTGTGGCGTCAAACGCGAAGACTGTCGGTAGGTGTTGGACATCACGATCGTTTTCAGAATGTGCTTCACGTCCCAGCCGGATTCCATAAATTCAACGGCCAGCCAATCCAACAATTCCGGGTGACTGGGGAATTCGCCCTGCGAGCCGAAATCTTCGCTGGTCTTAACCAACCCCACACCAAACAGCTTCTGCCAAAATCGATTCACCGTGACTCGCGAGGTCAACGGCTGCTCGGGCGAGACCAACCACTGCGCCAATCCCAAACGGTTGGGGGGCAGGTTTTCGGCCAGCGTTCCAATCGCTTCGGGAACCGCCGGCTGAACGGGCTGGTCCTTCCGCGGCTTGTCATACTCGCCGCGTTCCAAGACATACGCCTGCCGCGGCTTGGCCATTTCCTGCATGATCATCGTGGCCGGCACCTTTTCGGTTTCGTTGATGGCGGCGGTCAACTGCTGGATCTGCGACAGCAGGGATTGAACGTCGGGGCGTCCATATTTCTGCACTAACAACTGAGTTAATTGCTGACGCTGTGCCGGGGTGCGTTTCTGTGGGGGCGTGGCCAGCAAGGTGGCCGCTTCATCGCTAGAGACCGCTTGCTGACTGAAGGAAAGTCGAAAGCGACCGATCTGATGCGACGCTCCCCAGCGATGTTGCATACGAATGCGAACCTTGGTTTTGGCGGCCAGCGTATCGGCCAAGTTAAACACGGCGGTGCGATTCTCGGGCTTGGTATTTCCGTCCACCGCCCAGCCTTTTTTCCCCAGTTTTCCATCGATGGCTTGGTCGATGGTATACCCCGATTGTTCGTAGTCCGCGCTGGCACTGACTATTTTCACGGGTTGGAAGTCGGCCTTGCCATCCGCGGCGGACTCGACAACAAATTCGGTCAACACAAAATTGCCGTTCGAACCGCGACTAGCCGAGCCATTGGTCAGCGAGGGATCGACGAGGGCTTCCAACTGCACCGCTCGCAGCGGCGCCGCCAAGGTCATCTCCAGCACATAATCATCGGTCGCCGGTTTGGTACCGGTCATCAAGATGCTTTGATCGTCAAGCGTTTTTGGTGTCGCTCCGCCACTCGATTGCACCGACTCGAATTCAGCCGCCCGCCATGAGGGTTGCTCTTT from Roseimaritima ulvae includes these protein-coding regions:
- a CDS encoding PSD1 and planctomycete cytochrome C domain-containing protein, which codes for MHRWLPSAVLWILLIGILLLQAPRACVAAEDAVDRLQFNRDIRPLLSDRCFLCHGPDQSGPQAEQTELRLDDRDSALEYGAIDLQDVEASEILARVTSDDPELLMPPAASHKKRLTDAEVDVLRRWIAEGAQYQRHWAYLPPKRPAVPRADHRDQVFNPIDAFVQRRLASTALSPAPPANRQALIRRVSYDLTGLPPTVAEIDAFVSDPAPLDQAYKKVVERLLRSPHYGEHMSRAWLDAARYADTSGYQYDKEREQWVWRDWVIHAFNSNMPFDQFTIQQIAGDLLPDANDQTRLATGFNRNHPITIEGGVVDEEYRTEYVIDRVVTTSTVWMGQTFLCARCHDHKYDPISQQDFYQFYSFFNNVPERGLNGFNPKATLPSPLAAQRSETWKRQLQPLEARLARLRLPLEKWEQRLRKEQPSWRAAEFESVQSSGGATPKTLDDQSILMTGTKPATDDYVLEMTLAAPLRAVQLEALVDPSLTNGSASRGSNGNFVLTEFVVESAADGKADFQPVKIVSASADYEQSGYTIDQAIDGKLGKKGWAVDGNTKPENRTAVFNLADTLAAKTKVRIRMQHRWGASHQIGRFRLSFSQQAVSSDEAATLLATPPQKRTPAQRQQLTQLLVQKYGRPDVQSLLSQIQQLTAAINETEKVPATMIMQEMAKPRQAYVLERGEYDKPRKDQPVQPAVPEAIGTLAENLPPNRLGLAQWLVSPEQPLTSRVTVNRFWQKLFGVGLVKTSEDFGSQGEFPSHPELLDWLAVEFMESGWDVKHILKTIVMSNTYRQSSRLTPQALSDDPQNRLLARGPRVRLEGEMIRDSALAVSGLLDTTLGGPSVYPYHPDGLWLEINNRPGYSRAYPHQSEPVQHHRRSMYTFWKRTVAPPSMATFDAPDREYCVVRRSRTNTPLQAFVMLHDPQFVEAARHLAARMIEEGGATPQQRIEYGFMLCTSRSPADAEQAILQQTLEDRLTQYQKDTEAAERLLNVGVTAVDQPLDPVQLAAYTQVARMLMNLSEFLTKG